The Streptomyces europaeiscabiei genome window below encodes:
- a CDS encoding Tat pathway signal sequence domain protein: MTLNTLDRRSALRAALGVAGATATASLLGTTPAEAHGSRRHPSLPEVPGMVGDRWANEFWYAYDEMSYYNPSQEMKDAVGAIIAPFGGFTKTYDAWVATRRSGRYPRSFVELIQPNKAAFEVLSREQIKVYDRFYGNDPRGLVSAFQEFGQGTLFDPRSPVGQKVHMMNYTPPSPTHAYHRWHPFLVGFALLGIERRYWTHINRLVGTAWELQSLAQPITDRPDNPHLPRRTVRNVTAKWLCRDRQELDTAFDVWPFPVDLGK, encoded by the coding sequence ATGACGCTCAACACCCTGGACCGGAGAAGTGCCCTGCGGGCCGCCCTCGGCGTCGCCGGAGCGACCGCCACGGCGTCCCTCCTCGGCACCACGCCCGCCGAGGCCCACGGCAGCCGACGCCACCCGTCTCTGCCGGAGGTCCCCGGCATGGTCGGTGACCGCTGGGCGAACGAGTTCTGGTACGCGTACGACGAGATGTCGTACTACAACCCGTCCCAGGAGATGAAGGACGCGGTCGGCGCCATCATCGCCCCCTTCGGCGGCTTCACCAAGACGTACGACGCGTGGGTCGCGACCCGCCGGAGCGGCCGCTACCCGCGCAGCTTCGTCGAGCTGATCCAGCCCAACAAGGCCGCCTTCGAGGTCCTCTCCCGCGAGCAGATCAAGGTCTACGACCGGTTCTACGGCAACGACCCACGCGGGCTGGTCTCCGCCTTCCAGGAGTTCGGCCAGGGCACCCTGTTCGACCCGCGCAGCCCGGTCGGCCAGAAGGTCCACATGATGAACTACACGCCGCCGTCGCCCACCCACGCCTACCACCGCTGGCACCCCTTCCTGGTCGGCTTCGCGCTCCTGGGCATCGAACGTCGCTACTGGACCCACATCAACCGCCTCGTCGGCACCGCCTGGGAGCTCCAGTCGCTGGCCCAGCCGATCACGGACCGCCCGGACAATCCGCACCTGCCGCGGCGCACCGTCCGGAACGTCACCGCCAAATGGCTGTGCCGCGACCGCCAGGAACTCGACACGGCCTTCGACGTGTGGCCCTTCCCGGTCGACCTCGGCAAGTAG
- a CDS encoding inositol-3-phosphate synthase, which yields MQDTARSHGDPRSLGDSPRVGVWLVGARGSVATTAVVGAAAIAAGLASATGCVTESPDFTAAADSLPALADLVFGGHDVVDVPLTARAGELADAGVLPGALAAAVRPALEAAEREIRDGSPRAGEPQYTAARRFAADITDFRTRNGLDQVVVVNVSSTEPLPEPDPAFLTLADLDKALAASTGLLPPSSLYAYAAFHAGCAYINFTPSAGAALPALEELARLRGVPHAGRDGKTGETLVKSALAPMFTQRALRLRSWSGTNLLGGGDGATLADPAAARSKTESKQRALEETVGHAVEGVVHIDNVPELGEWKTAWDHITFEGFLGVRMTLQFTWQGCDSALAAPLVLDLVRLAALARRRGESGALPALGFFFKDPAASSEHNLTLQYGALTEWAAISAEPAHRSEVAR from the coding sequence ATGCAGGACACCGCCCGATCCCACGGAGACCCCCGGTCCCTCGGCGACTCCCCGCGCGTCGGAGTCTGGCTGGTCGGCGCCCGCGGTTCGGTCGCGACCACCGCCGTCGTCGGGGCGGCCGCCATCGCGGCCGGCCTCGCCTCCGCCACCGGCTGCGTCACCGAGTCCCCGGACTTCACCGCGGCCGCGGACTCCCTCCCCGCCCTCGCCGACCTCGTCTTCGGCGGCCACGACGTCGTCGACGTGCCGCTGACGGCGAGGGCCGGCGAGCTGGCCGACGCGGGCGTGCTGCCCGGCGCCCTGGCCGCGGCGGTGCGCCCCGCCCTGGAGGCCGCCGAGCGGGAGATCCGCGACGGCTCCCCGCGCGCCGGGGAACCCCAGTACACCGCCGCCCGGCGGTTCGCCGCCGACATCACCGACTTCCGCACCCGCAACGGCCTGGATCAGGTCGTCGTCGTCAACGTCTCCTCCACCGAGCCGCTGCCCGAGCCCGACCCCGCCTTCCTCACCCTCGCCGACCTCGACAAGGCCCTCGCCGCCAGCACCGGCCTGCTGCCGCCCAGCTCCCTGTACGCCTACGCCGCCTTCCACGCCGGCTGCGCCTACATCAACTTCACCCCCTCCGCCGGTGCCGCGCTGCCCGCCCTGGAGGAACTCGCCCGGCTGCGCGGGGTCCCGCACGCGGGCCGCGACGGCAAGACCGGCGAGACGCTGGTCAAGAGCGCCCTGGCGCCGATGTTCACGCAGCGCGCGCTCCGGCTGCGCTCCTGGTCCGGCACCAACCTGCTCGGCGGCGGCGACGGCGCCACCCTGGCCGACCCCGCCGCCGCGCGCAGCAAGACCGAGTCCAAGCAGCGCGCCCTGGAGGAGACCGTCGGACACGCCGTCGAAGGCGTCGTGCACATCGACAACGTGCCGGAGCTGGGGGAGTGGAAGACCGCATGGGACCACATCACCTTCGAGGGGTTCCTCGGCGTGCGCATGACCCTCCAGTTCACCTGGCAGGGCTGCGACTCGGCGCTGGCGGCGCCGCTCGTCCTCGACCTGGTCCGGCTCGCCGCGCTGGCCCGCCGCCGCGGGGAGAGCGGGGCGCTGCCCGCGCTCGGCTTCTTCTTCAAGGACCCGGCGGCCTCCTCGGAGCACAACCTGACCCTGCAGTACGGAGCCCTGACCGAGTGGGCGGCCATCTCCGCCGAGCCCGCGCACCGGTCCGAGGTGGCGCGATGA
- a CDS encoding SCO3242 family prenyltransferase, with product MTTATAPPPAADASGASAPRQPGSRRRTLRDLTRGARDTLTACRAAARAASSAFRTARETPSGPPRPRYDTGYRPRSVAVRQYATAVAELVRAPAALTVPGDVLAGALSVGRPAGGRTLLLAASSVSLYWAGMALNDWADREEDTRERPERPVPSGRISAGAALGIAGGLTAAGLGLGALAGGRRVLLRRTLPLAATVWAYDLRLKHTPLGPAAMAAARALDVLHGTGPTPAGPALRAAATVGAHTWALTRLSRHEVHGTAGREPLLSLAATAAVTLAATAGTLRAPERRRPNTASAAARQSSSGPPDTTFAVARHLLGSAARSGPGIGTDAPRLPGRSIAVTVLTATVYAVTCARAQSAALRDPDAARIRAAVGAGIHALLPLQAALVSRAGSPNLAALFAAALPQAARLARKVSPT from the coding sequence ATGACCACCGCGACCGCTCCGCCGCCGGCCGCCGACGCTTCGGGCGCCTCGGCACCCCGGCAGCCGGGTTCCCGCCGCCGTACCCTGCGTGACCTGACCCGCGGCGCCCGTGACACGCTCACGGCGTGCCGTGCGGCGGCCCGGGCAGCGTCGTCGGCGTTCCGGACGGCGCGGGAGACCCCCTCCGGTCCACCCCGTCCCCGGTACGACACCGGGTACCGGCCCCGTTCCGTCGCGGTCCGGCAGTACGCCACCGCGGTCGCCGAGCTGGTACGGGCGCCCGCCGCGCTCACCGTCCCCGGTGACGTACTGGCCGGTGCGCTCAGCGTCGGCCGCCCGGCGGGCGGCCGAACCCTGCTCCTCGCCGCCTCCTCCGTCAGCCTGTACTGGGCCGGCATGGCTCTCAACGACTGGGCCGACCGCGAGGAGGACACCCGCGAACGCCCCGAACGCCCGGTGCCGTCCGGGCGGATCAGTGCCGGGGCCGCCCTGGGCATCGCCGGCGGGCTCACCGCCGCGGGCCTCGGCCTGGGCGCGCTCGCCGGCGGCCGCCGCGTCCTGCTGCGCCGGACCCTGCCGCTCGCAGCCACCGTGTGGGCGTACGACCTCCGCCTGAAGCACACCCCACTGGGACCCGCCGCGATGGCGGCGGCCCGTGCCCTCGACGTGCTGCACGGGACCGGCCCCACGCCGGCCGGTCCCGCGCTGCGCGCCGCGGCCACGGTCGGCGCCCACACCTGGGCCCTGACACGCCTCAGCCGCCACGAGGTGCACGGCACGGCGGGCCGCGAGCCCCTGTTGTCCCTGGCGGCGACGGCGGCGGTGACCCTGGCGGCGACGGCCGGCACCTTACGTGCCCCCGAGCGTCGGCGTCCGAACACCGCGTCCGCCGCGGCGCGGCAGTCGTCGAGCGGTCCGCCGGACACCACGTTCGCCGTGGCGCGTCACCTCCTCGGCTCCGCCGCGCGGTCGGGCCCCGGCATCGGAACCGACGCGCCACGGCTGCCCGGCCGCTCCATCGCCGTGACCGTCCTGACCGCCACCGTCTACGCGGTCACCTGCGCCCGCGCCCAGTCCGCCGCCCTGCGCGACCCGGACGCCGCGCGGATCCGGGCCGCTGTAGGCGCCGGCATCCACGCCCTCCTGCCCCTCCAAGCAGCCCTCGTCTCCCGCGCCGGCTCTCCGAACCTCGCCGCCCTGTTCGCAGCGGCCCTCCCTCAGGCAGCCCGCCTCGCCAGGAAGGTGTCCCCGACGTGA
- a CDS encoding sugar phosphate isomerase/epimerase family protein → MVADSRPAPADPHPAQAEPLRFAYGTNGFADHRLTDALVVLADLGYDGVSLTLDHQHLDPYAPGLAARVRDAGRAIRRAGLAVVVETGARYLLDPMRKHRPTLLSAEPEGRAARQELLRRAIVIGAELGAEAVHFWSGTPDPGTTRDEAWRRLEEGCATALADAERAGVRLAFEPEPGMLVADLAGYRRLLRALGAPDRLGLTLDIGHCRCLEPYPVRRCVELAADRLAHVQIEDMRRGVHEHLPFGAGEIDFPPVLDALRVAGYRGLVSVELPRHSHAATATARHSIEFLRAAAARTAVPAPRMPRAPAPLSKEVTPT, encoded by the coding sequence GTGGTTGCCGATTCCCGCCCGGCTCCCGCCGACCCGCACCCGGCGCAAGCGGAGCCCCTCCGCTTCGCCTACGGCACCAACGGCTTCGCCGATCACCGGCTCACCGACGCCCTCGTGGTCCTCGCCGACCTCGGGTACGACGGGGTCTCGCTCACCCTCGACCACCAGCACCTCGACCCGTACGCTCCTGGCCTGGCGGCCCGCGTCCGGGACGCAGGGCGGGCGATCCGGCGGGCCGGGCTGGCCGTGGTCGTGGAGACCGGGGCGCGCTATCTGCTCGACCCGATGCGCAAGCACCGGCCGACGCTGCTGAGCGCCGAGCCCGAGGGGCGGGCCGCCCGGCAGGAGCTGCTGCGGCGCGCGATTGTCATCGGGGCCGAACTGGGCGCCGAGGCCGTGCACTTCTGGAGTGGCACGCCCGATCCCGGCACCACCCGGGACGAGGCGTGGCGGCGGCTGGAGGAGGGCTGCGCGACGGCCCTTGCCGACGCCGAGCGGGCCGGGGTCCGGCTCGCGTTCGAGCCCGAGCCGGGCATGCTCGTCGCCGATTTGGCCGGGTACCGCAGGCTGTTGCGGGCGCTGGGCGCGCCGGACCGGCTGGGGCTGACCCTGGACATCGGGCACTGCCGGTGCCTGGAGCCGTACCCGGTGCGTCGGTGCGTCGAGCTGGCCGCCGACCGGCTGGCCCACGTGCAGATCGAGGACATGCGGCGGGGTGTGCACGAGCACCTGCCGTTCGGGGCGGGGGAGATCGACTTCCCGCCGGTCCTCGACGCGCTGCGCGTGGCCGGCTACCGAGGTCTGGTCTCCGTGGAGCTGCCCCGGCACAGCCATGCCGCGACGGCGACGGCCCGCCACAGCATCGAGTTCCTGCGCGCCGCGGCGGCCCGTACCGCCGTACCCGCGCCCCGCATGCCTCGTGCGCCCGCACCCCTCTCGAAGGAGGTCACACCGACATGA
- a CDS encoding EboA domain-containing protein yields MTAPTLTQAPEAVHDALTVRTLKESLLAVLSPDQRNRFVRDTAAVAEQGATALDTRFPAAGRYYGRGPLPGWADWSVEDGIRTVLLLRLPAQGGDPAAEAAARYGGGDAAERRGVLRALPFLRIGAAGLTITDDALRTNDTRLISAALGPYARVHLDQYRWRQAVLKCLFTGIPLHRVAGLHERRDAELARMAQGFAAERRAAGRTVPADLWLVATQEAA; encoded by the coding sequence ATGACCGCACCCACACTGACGCAGGCGCCCGAGGCCGTCCACGATGCCCTGACCGTGCGCACGCTGAAGGAGTCCCTGCTCGCCGTCCTCTCCCCGGACCAGCGGAACCGTTTCGTCCGGGACACCGCCGCCGTTGCCGAACAGGGCGCCACCGCCCTGGACACCCGCTTCCCCGCGGCCGGCCGGTACTACGGACGCGGCCCGCTGCCCGGCTGGGCCGACTGGAGCGTGGAGGACGGCATCCGTACCGTCCTGCTGCTGCGGCTGCCGGCGCAGGGCGGCGACCCGGCCGCGGAGGCGGCCGCCCGGTACGGCGGCGGCGACGCCGCCGAGCGCCGGGGCGTCCTGCGCGCCCTGCCGTTCCTGCGTATCGGCGCCGCCGGGTTGACGATCACCGACGACGCGCTGCGCACCAACGACACCCGGCTGATCTCGGCCGCGCTCGGCCCGTACGCGCGCGTCCACCTGGACCAGTACCGCTGGCGCCAGGCGGTACTGAAATGCCTGTTCACCGGTATCCCGCTGCACCGGGTCGCCGGGCTGCACGAGCGCCGTGACGCCGAACTCGCCCGCATGGCGCAGGGGTTCGCCGCCGAACGGCGGGCCGCCGGCCGGACCGTACCGGCCGACCTGTGGCTCGTCGCGACACAGGAAGCCGCGTAG
- a CDS encoding TatD family hydrolase produces MRIFDPHIHMTSRTTDDYKAMHAAGVRALVEPAFWLGQPRTHPASFTDYFDSLLGWEPYRAAQFGIRHYCTIGLNPKEANDPRCLPVLDLLPRYLAKDGVVAVGEIGYDTVTEAEDLAFSRQLELAVEHGLPALVHTPHRDKAGGTRRSLDVVRASGIDPAMVVLDHLNEITVGEVADSGCWMGFSIYPDTKMTAERMVAVLKRFGTERVLVNSAADWGHSDPLLTRATADAMLAAGFAEDDVDRVLWRNPVTFYGQSGRLDLDGYNDTQAAGLFAGNSVARGGS; encoded by the coding sequence ATGCGCATCTTCGATCCCCACATCCACATGACGTCCCGTACGACGGACGACTACAAGGCGATGCACGCCGCGGGCGTCCGGGCCCTGGTGGAGCCCGCGTTCTGGCTCGGCCAGCCCCGCACCCACCCGGCGAGCTTCACCGACTACTTCGACTCGCTGCTGGGCTGGGAGCCCTACCGGGCCGCCCAGTTCGGCATCCGCCACTACTGCACGATCGGCCTGAACCCCAAGGAGGCAAACGACCCGCGCTGCCTGCCGGTCCTCGACCTGCTGCCGCGCTACCTCGCCAAGGACGGCGTCGTCGCGGTCGGCGAGATCGGCTACGACACCGTCACCGAAGCCGAGGACCTCGCCTTCTCCCGGCAGCTGGAACTCGCCGTGGAGCACGGCCTGCCCGCCCTGGTGCACACCCCGCACCGCGACAAGGCGGGCGGCACCCGGCGTTCCCTGGACGTGGTCCGCGCCTCCGGCATCGACCCGGCCATGGTCGTCCTGGACCACCTCAACGAGATCACCGTCGGCGAGGTCGCCGACAGCGGCTGCTGGATGGGCTTCTCCATCTACCCCGACACCAAGATGACCGCCGAGCGCATGGTCGCCGTCCTGAAACGGTTCGGCACCGAGCGCGTGCTCGTCAACTCGGCCGCCGACTGGGGCCACAGCGACCCGCTGCTGACGCGCGCCACCGCCGACGCGATGCTCGCCGCCGGCTTCGCCGAGGACGACGTGGACCGGGTCCTGTGGCGCAACCCCGTCACCTTCTACGGGCAGTCGGGCCGACTGGACCTCGACGGATACAACGACACCCAGGCCGCCGGCCTGTTCGCGGGCAACTCCGTCGCCCGCGGTGGGAGCTGA
- the eboE gene encoding metabolite traffic protein EboE, translating into MRFRHPDGSTVHLAYCTNVHPAETLDGIVGQLAAYAEPVRVAAGARLIGIGLWLPAETAGALAADPAGVARLRRELSTRGLETVTLNGFPYRGFHAPVVKRAVYYPDWSEPARLEYTLNLARVLAGLLPDGTTRGSISTLPLAWRTVWTSAQRTTAARQLDALAEGLKQIAADTGKTVRVGIEPEPGCVAETTEQAVDVLAGTDPQWIGVCLDACHLAVAHEEPAAALARLREAGIPVVKLQASTALEVPDPAETSVREVLAPFAEPRFLHQTREAGPDGALLACDDLGAALAGALPGRAPWRIHYHVPLHEEPPPPLAGTREVLRGTLRTLFAGERAVTDHVEVETYTWSVLPGHHDDALVTGLAAEMTWMRDELLALGLTQVTS; encoded by the coding sequence ATGCGCTTTCGACACCCTGACGGCAGCACCGTCCACCTGGCGTACTGCACCAACGTGCATCCCGCCGAGACCCTCGACGGCATCGTCGGCCAGCTCGCCGCGTACGCGGAACCGGTGCGCGTCGCCGCCGGTGCCCGGCTGATCGGCATCGGCCTGTGGCTACCCGCCGAGACGGCCGGCGCGCTCGCCGCCGACCCGGCCGGCGTGGCCCGGCTGCGCCGCGAGCTGAGCACCCGCGGCCTGGAGACGGTCACCCTCAACGGCTTTCCCTACCGCGGCTTCCACGCTCCCGTCGTCAAACGGGCCGTGTACTACCCGGACTGGTCGGAACCGGCCCGCCTGGAGTACACGCTGAACCTGGCCCGGGTGCTCGCCGGACTGCTGCCCGACGGCACCACGCGCGGCTCGATCTCCACCCTGCCGCTGGCCTGGCGCACCGTGTGGACCTCGGCCCAGCGCACCACGGCGGCTCGGCAACTGGACGCGCTCGCCGAGGGGTTGAAGCAGATCGCCGCCGACACCGGCAAGACCGTACGGGTCGGCATCGAACCGGAGCCCGGCTGCGTGGCGGAGACCACCGAGCAGGCCGTCGACGTGCTGGCCGGCACCGACCCGCAGTGGATCGGCGTCTGCCTCGACGCCTGCCACCTCGCCGTCGCCCACGAGGAACCGGCCGCCGCGCTGGCCCGGCTGCGCGAGGCGGGCATCCCGGTGGTCAAGCTCCAGGCGTCCACGGCGCTGGAGGTCCCCGACCCTGCGGAGACCTCCGTACGCGAGGTGTTGGCGCCCTTCGCGGAGCCGCGGTTCCTGCACCAGACCAGGGAGGCGGGTCCGGACGGGGCGCTGCTGGCCTGCGACGACCTCGGGGCCGCGCTCGCCGGCGCGCTGCCGGGCCGGGCGCCCTGGCGCATCCACTACCACGTGCCCCTGCACGAGGAGCCCCCGCCGCCCCTGGCCGGCACCCGCGAAGTGCTGCGCGGGACCTTGCGGACGCTGTTCGCGGGGGAGCGGGCGGTCACCGACCACGTCGAGGTGGAGACCTACACCTGGTCCGTGCTGCCCGGCCACCACGACGACGCCCTCGTGACCGGACTGGCCGCCGAAATGACGTGGATGCGGGACGAGTTGCTGGCTCTGGGGCTCACGCAGGTGACGTCGTGA